From Permianibacter aggregans, a single genomic window includes:
- a CDS encoding alpha/beta fold hydrolase, which translates to MIRLICGALLLITASTLSADEQMIPANEYSLQVSRQGQGERIVVFEAGFGTPGQVWQGVIGQLGAGFTAISYSRAGIGKSGGQGKVKTIAEHLQDLHLVIDSQAANQPVLLVGHSYGGLLVTEYARQHPERVQAIVLVDPATMTQRLAFKATAAERIAADDQKLLSMLPPAMAADYRALTTQLDAAAPSTVALPDVPLMLLTSTRVESEPFVFEETREGKAIWKQQHTHLFAQFNRGQHQFFADAGHNIHREQPAAVAEAIETAANWARAKP; encoded by the coding sequence ATGATCCGATTAATTTGTGGCGCGTTACTGCTAATCACCGCGTCAACACTGAGCGCCGATGAGCAGATGATACCTGCCAACGAGTATAGCCTGCAGGTCAGCCGACAAGGCCAGGGCGAGCGTATCGTCGTGTTCGAAGCCGGTTTCGGCACACCCGGACAGGTGTGGCAGGGCGTGATCGGGCAACTCGGTGCAGGCTTTACTGCCATCAGCTATTCGCGCGCCGGTATCGGCAAATCTGGTGGCCAGGGAAAAGTGAAAACGATCGCTGAACACCTGCAGGATTTGCATCTGGTGATCGACTCGCAAGCGGCGAATCAGCCGGTGTTGTTGGTCGGGCACTCTTACGGTGGGTTGCTGGTCACCGAATACGCGCGCCAACATCCGGAGCGCGTACAGGCCATCGTGCTGGTTGATCCGGCAACAATGACCCAGCGTTTGGCGTTCAAAGCCACGGCTGCCGAACGCATCGCCGCCGACGATCAAAAGTTATTGTCGATGTTGCCACCGGCGATGGCCGCTGATTATCGCGCCTTGACGACGCAATTGGATGCTGCCGCGCCCTCGACAGTCGCATTGCCGGATGTGCCGCTGATGTTATTGACATCGACTCGTGTTGAGAGCGAGCCGTTTGTGTTCGAGGAAACGCGTGAAGGCAAAGCGATTTGGAAGCAACAGCACACGCATTTGTTCGCACAGTTCAATCGCGGTCAGCACCAGTTCTTTGCCGATGCCGGTCACAACATTCATCGTGAACAACCAGCAGCGGTCGCCGAAGCGATAGAAACCGCGGCAAACTGGGCGCGCGCCAAACCCTGA